Sequence from the Catenuloplanes indicus genome:
CGCGTCCCGCACCGACGGCAGCCTGTGGTGCTGGGGCCACAACGGCCAGGGCCAGCTCGCCGACGGCACCACCACGCACCGCAAGACCCCGGCCCGCGTCGGCACGGCCACCACCTGGACCGGCCCGCTCGCGGTCGGCTACCACGGCTGCGGCGTCCGCACCGACGGCACGCTGTGGTGCTGGGGCAACAACGGCAGCGGTCAGCTCGGCGACGGCACCACGCTCCGCCGCACCACCCCGGTTCAGGTCATCTTCCCCTGACCGCACCACCGGCGAGGCCGGACTCCGGTGGCGGGACGTGCCCGCACCGGAGTCCGGCCACCGGTCCGTTCGGATCATCGTCCGGCTTCCGGAGTGGGCCGTCGGAGCGGGCCGCACCTCGCCGGACGGCAAGGCTCCGCTGGCGCTCCGGTTGCCGGCCGGCGTCGGAGCCGGTTGCGCGCGGTGCCGGGAGAACCCCACGCGATCACCGCCGTCCCGCCGGCCCGCGGCGCGGCGTCGGTGGCCGGGTTCGTTCCTGCCACGGCGACTCGCAGGAAGGAGCGCCGGCGACGACCGGTGCGCGCGGGACGGGACCACGCCGGAAGCGGGAAGAGCGCTTTTCGCGGGTGCGGCCCGAGGTCAGAACTCCTGGTACATGAGGTGAAGGCCGACGCGGCCGAGGGTGGGGTGGGTGAAGGCGCGGGGGACGGTGGCGAGGACGTCGAAGCCCTGGTTGCGGTAGAGGTGGACGGCGGCGTGGTTGGACTCGACGACCGCGTTGAACTGCATGGCGGCGTAGCCGTGGGTGCGGGCCCAGGTGAGCGCGAACGTGCACAGCGCGGTGCCGATGCCGCGGCCACGCGCGTCCGGGGCGACCATGAAGCTCGCGGTGGAGACGTGGGCGCCGGGGCCGGGCCGGTTCGGGCCCATCTTCGCGGTGCCGAGCACCCGGCCGTGCTCGGCCGCGACCACGGTCAGGCCGGGCGGCGACTCGATCCACATGGCCCGGGCCTGCGGCTCGGTCATGTGCGGGTCGTACGGGAAGGTCTCCTGGGCGGTCACCACGTCGCGGATGATCCGCCAGACGCCGGGCCAGTCGTTGTCGTCGAAGTCACGTACGGTCACCGCGGTACGGTATCCCGGTGGCCGGCGAGATGCTCACCGCGATCACCTCGCTCGGCGGGGTGCTGCTCGGTGGAGGACTGTCCTATCTGGTGCAGCACACCACACTGCGGATGACCGCGCGGGCCGAGCAGCGCCGGCTGGAGTCCGAGCGGGCGGAGAACCGTCGCGCCGAGCGGCTGTCGCACCTGGAGCGGTTCGTCGCGGTGGCGGCGGAGGCGGAACGGGTCGCGTTCGAACGGCCGGACGACTGGTCCACCGGCGAGCCGTGGCCGGTCGCGGCGCAGGAGGTCATGCACCGTCTCTGGGTGGCCGAGCGCATGCTCCAGGTGCTGTATCCGGCGGAGGTGTACGCGGCGGCGCGCGCGTACTTCGAGCGGATCAACCGCGCGGTGTGGGACGGCGTGCCGTCGCTGGACGACCTGTACGGCGAGCTCGACGAGCTGCGCGGTGCCTTTCTGACGACGTCGCGCTCCGCACTGGACCGCTAGGGCCTTGCCGTCCGGCCGCGGTCGCCGGGCTCCTCACCCGGGCGTGTGCGGGTGAGGAGCCGATGTTCTACTCGCCGCCGCTGGACGCGTGGGTGGTGACGCGGTTGCTGGACGCGGTGCCGCGGGACTCGGCCGGGAAGCCGGTCCGGACGGCGGGCTCCCGCAACGGGGGAAAACGGGAGCCCACCGCGATCAGAGGACCGTCCACCAGGTAGGGATCGTCGTGAGGCGGGTGCGCCGCGCGACGGCCGCACCGGGCTGGGGCCATGCCGATCCGGCCCGGCCGCCGGGTGAGTCAGCGGCGGAGGGCTTCGACCGGTTCGATGCGGGCCGCGCGCAGCGCCGGGTAGAGGCCGGCGAGCAGGCCGATCAGCGCACCGGCGGCGGGGGTGATCGCGACGGTCCACGGGGCGAGCACGGCGGTCCAGTCGCGGGCGAGCGCGGTCAGGACCACCACGGCGACGCCGATGCTGCCGCCGACCAGGCCGCCGAGCAGACCGAGCGCGGTGGACTCGGCGAGGAACTGGCCGGCGATGTGGACCGGGCGGGCGCCGAGCGCGCGGCGCAGGCCGATCTCGCCGGTGCGTTCCAGGACCGCGACCAGCGTGGTGTTCGCGATGCCGACCGCGCCGATCACCAGGCAGACCGTGGCCAGCAGCAGGAACAGCGTGTCCAGGTCGGAGGAGATGCCGCCGCGCAGCGACTGCGGGTCGGGCGGGGCCAGCACGGTGAAGCGTTCCGGCGCGTCCGGGCGGAGCGCGACCGGGAGCTGGCCGGCGACCACGGCGGCGGCACCGGGCCGGGTCTCGACGATCATCTCGGCGCGCGGGTCGGTCGGCGGGCCGTAGGCCTTCATCGCCGTACCGGCCGGGATGATCACGGACAGCAGCAGGTCGGCGCGGCGTTGCAGGTCGTCGATCACGCCGAGCACGGTGTACGGCACGTCGTCGACGAACACGGCCGGGTGCCCGTCCAGCCGGGTGACGCCGAGCCGGGCCGCGGCGGCCGCGCCGAGCACCGCGACTCGTTCGCCGCGCCGGTCGTGGAACGCGTCGAACAGCCGCCCGAGCCGCAGCGCCGGGCGCATCGCGGTGAGCGCGGACGGTTCCGCGGCCACCAGGCCGAGGCCCTGACCGGCCCGGCCCGGCGTGCCGGGCACGGCCGCGATCGCCGGGGTGCGCAGCGGTACGGTCCAGTGCAGACCGGCCGCGCTGACCCCGGCGATCGCGGCCGCGCGCGCCGTCGCGTCGTCCGGGAACGAGAACGCGGTGTCCAGCGGGTCGGCGCCGCCGGCGTCCTTGACCGTCACCTCGGTCACGGCCAGCTCGGTGAACCGGCGGTCGATCTGCCCGCCGGCGGTCGCGGTCAGGCCGAGCACGGCCACGAACGCGGCTATGCCGAGCACGGTGCCGAGCGCGGTCAGCGTGGACCGGCCGGGCCGCTGCAGCATGCCGGCCAGCGCCTCGCCGAACAGGTCCGGCACCGCGAGCCGGGAGCGGTCAGTCATCGCTCAGCACCCCGTCGCGGATCGTCACGGTCCGGGCGCCGCGTGCGGCCACGGCCGGATCATGGGTGATCACCACCAGCGTGATCCCGGCGGCGTGCAGCGCGTCCAGCAGGTCGAGCACGGTGCCGGCGGTCGCGGAGTCCAGGTTGCCGGTCGGCTCGTCGCACAGCAGCAGGCTCGGCTCGTGCACCAGTGCGCGGGCGATCGCCACCCGCTGCCGTTCACCGCCGGAGAGCGTGATCGGCAGCGCGTCCCGCCGGTGGGCGAGCCCGACCCGGTCGAGCGCGTCCCGGGCCGCCGCCAGCCGGCGCCGCCGGGGCACGGCCGCGTAGAGCTGGGCCAGCGCCACGTTCTCGGTCGCGGTCCGGTACGGCAGCAGGTGGAACGACTGGAACACGAACCCGATCCGCCGCCCGCGCAGCGCGGTGCGGGCCGACTCACGCAGCGCGCCGACGTCGATGCCGTCCAGTTCGTAGCCGCCCTCGGTCGGCCGGTCCAGCAGCCCGGCCACGTTGAGCAGCGACGACTTGCCGGAGCCGGACGGGCCGACCACGGTCAGGTAC
This genomic interval carries:
- a CDS encoding GNAT family N-acetyltransferase, translated to MTVRDFDDNDWPGVWRIIRDVVTAQETFPYDPHMTEPQARAMWIESPPGLTVVAAEHGRVLGTAKMGPNRPGPGAHVSTASFMVAPDARGRGIGTALCTFALTWARTHGYAAMQFNAVVESNHAAVHLYRNQGFDVLATVPRAFTHPTLGRVGLHLMYQEF
- a CDS encoding ABC transporter ATP-binding protein, which encodes MTAPVIRFRGVGLTYPGPPPVTALHPADLTVAPGEYLTVVGPSGSGKSSLLNVAGLLDRPTEGGYELDGIDVGALRESARTALRGRRIGFVFQSFHLLPYRTATENVALAQLYAAVPRRRRLAAARDALDRVGLAHRRDALPITLSGGERQRVAIARALVHEPSLLLCDEPTGNLDSATAGTVLDLLDALHAAGITLVVITHDPAVAARGARTVTIRDGVLSDD
- a CDS encoding ABC transporter permease, whose protein sequence is MTDRSRLAVPDLFGEALAGMLQRPGRSTLTALGTVLGIAAFVAVLGLTATAGGQIDRRFTELAVTEVTVKDAGGADPLDTAFSFPDDATARAAAIAGVSAAGLHWTVPLRTPAIAAVPGTPGRAGQGLGLVAAEPSALTAMRPALRLGRLFDAFHDRRGERVAVLGAAAAARLGVTRLDGHPAVFVDDVPYTVLGVIDDLQRRADLLLSVIIPAGTAMKAYGPPTDPRAEMIVETRPGAAAVVAGQLPVALRPDAPERFTVLAPPDPQSLRGGISSDLDTLFLLLATVCLVIGAVGIANTTLVAVLERTGEIGLRRALGARPVHIAGQFLAESTALGLLGGLVGGSIGVAVVVLTALARDWTAVLAPWTVAITPAAGALIGLLAGLYPALRAARIEPVEALRR